Proteins encoded by one window of Cucurbita pepo subsp. pepo cultivar mu-cu-16 chromosome LG14, ASM280686v2, whole genome shotgun sequence:
- the LOC111810269 gene encoding coiled-coil domain-containing protein 30-like: MTKVSPKKPQLPAPFPPTLNQLPDLDLHYRPGSTRPTRRRIRSPARLRRVVAPVGKRSRPETPLLKWKIDDSGSGANGVQQEEDEKRLPLESSQRGRFPGCKGRKVVVSARKLAAGIWRLQLQEAAASEGRNGGQRRREDLVGFQPRTGHLAQTLHPDEKIAFNSEMNDLLHSPRSVSDSRNRLLCKFEPSFRYSNSAMEGATKWEPACLKTPVEARQIYNQMRLLDQQGAVLALSTLESELEQAHLQIEELQAERNASKKKLEYFLRKVAEEKALWRSREHEKIRACVDDIKAELNREKKTRQRMEMINSKLVNELADAKLSVKRFMQDYEKERKERSLVEEVCDELAKEVGEDKARIEALKRESMKLRDEADEERRMLQMAEVWREERVQMKLVDAKVALEEKYSQMRNLVADLEDFLRLKSETPDVSEMKKALLLREAAASVNIQDVTEFVYEPSNPDDIFSVFEDVNFGESNEREIGQCVAYSPPCHASKVETASLEANVTDRIGIQRHTDSFVARNSGIEEDESGWETVSHLEDQGSSNSPEQSVASIKKNNRESYASVSGIEWEGNGGGDSPLTEISEVCSVPSKQLKKISSIARLWKSCSNNEGYKLISLEGINARLSNGRLSSASIFSADGGSVRSGISPPELAGQWSSPDSGNGHTTRGKKGCIPRNTIKGSLKAKLLEARMESHKVQLRQVLKHKI; encoded by the exons ATGACGAAGGTATCTCCCAAGAAGCCTCAGCTTCCGGCGCCTTTCCCGCCCACACTCAACCAACTCCCAGATTTGGATCTGCACTACAGGCCTGGTTCCACTCGGCCTACGCGGCGGAGAATCCGAAGTCCAGCCCGCCTTAGAAGAGTTGTTGCTCCCGTTGGGAAGCGGAGCCGCCCTGAGACGCCCTTGCTCAAGTGGAAAATCGATGACTCGGGGAGTGGAGCTAATGGAGTTCAGCAGGAGGAAGATGAGAAGAGATTGCCTCTGGAAAGCAGCCAGAGAGGTCGCTTTCCAGGTtgtaaaggaagaaaagtcGTTGTTTCGGCCAGGAAGCTCGCGGCTGGCATTTGGAGATTGCAGCTGCAGGAGGCGGCCGCTAGTGAAGGGAGGAATGGTGGCCAGCGAAGGAGGGAGGATCTCGTAGGGTTTCAG cCTCGCACGGGTCATTTGGCTCAAACTCTCCATCCCGATGAGAAGATAGCATTTAATTCTGAAATGAATGATCTATTACATAGTCCCCGTTCTGTCTCTGATTCGAGAAATCGACTATTGTGCAAG TTTGAGCCCTCATTTCGATATTCGAACTCAGCAATGGAGGGGGCAACCAAGTGGGAACCTGCATGCTTGAAAACTCCGGTTGAGGCACGTCAAATTTACAACCAAATGAGACTTCTTGATCAGCAAGGTGCTGTTTTGGCCCTTTCTACGCTTGAATCTGAACTAGAGCAAGCCCACTTGCAGATCGAGGAACTTCAAGCTGAGCGTAATGCTTCGAAAAAGAAGCTCGAATACTTCTTGAGGAAAGTTGCTGAAGAAAAAGCCTTATGGCGGAGCAGAGAGCATGAGAAAATAAGGGCATGTGTTGATGATATAAAGGCTGAGTTgaacagagaaaagaaaacccgACAAAGGATGGAAATGATCAATTCAAAATTGGTAAACGAGTTGGCCGATGCTAAGCTATCTGTAAAGCGGTTTATGCAAGActacgaaaaagaaagaaaggaaagatccTTGGTTGAGGAAGTATGTGATGAACTTGCAAAGGAAGTTGGTGAAGACAAAGCAAGAATAGAAGCTCTGAAGAGAGAATCCATGAAATTGAGAGATGAAGCAGACGAAGAACGGAGAATGTTACAGATGGCTGAGGTATGGCGCGAAGAACGTGTTCAAATGAAGCTGGTTGATGCCAAGGTGGCACTTGAAGAGAAATACTCACAGATGCGTAATCTAGTAGCAGACCTTGAAGACTTCTTAAGGTTGAAAAGTGAAACCCCAGATGTATCAGAGATGAAAAAAGCTTTGCTACTTAGAGAGGCTGCTGCCTCTGTTAATATTCAAGATGTCACAGAATTTGTTTATGAACCTTCAAACCCAGATGATATCTTCTCTGTGTTTGAAGATGTCAATTTTGGAGAATCGAATGAGAGGGAAATTGGACAGTGCGTTGCTTACAGCCCGCCTTGTCACGCTTCTAAAGTCGAGACTGCGAGTCTAGAAGCTAATGTTACTGATAGGATCGGCATTCAGAGACATACGGATTCCTTTGTTGCTCGTAACAGCGGtatagaagaagatgagagtgGCTGGGAAACTGTGAGTCATTTAGAGGATCAGGGCTCAAGCAATTCCCCAGAACAGAGTGTTGCGTCTATCAAAAAGAATAATCGGGAGAGTTATGCTTCCGTGAGTGGAATAGAATGGGAAGGAAATGGAGGTGGAGACTCACCCCTTACTGAAATCAGTGAAGTCTGCTCAGTTCCATCAAAGCAATTAAAGAAGATATCATCCATTGCACGGCTTTGGAAATCGTGCTCGAACAATGAAGGATACAAACTAATCTCCCTTGAGGGCATAAACGCCAGGCTCTCAAATGGAAGATTATCGAGTGCAAGTATCTTTTCGGCAGATGGGGGCTCCGTGAGAAGCGGGATTAGTCCTCCAGAATTGGCTGGACAGTGGAGCTCCCCTGACTCAGGCAATGGCCACACGACACGAGGGAAGAAAGGATGCATTCCTCGCAACACGATCAAAGGTAGTTTAAAGGCGAAGCTGTTGGAGGCAAGGATGGAAAGCCATAAGGTCCAGTTGCGTCAGGTCCTGAAGCATAAGATCTAG